The sequence GCTTAATTTTAACGTACCCTGAAAACCTGCTTCTTTAGCAGCCACAGGATAAGTCAGGTTCTCAAGAATTTTCCTTTGGATAATCTTAGCATACCTTACAACGGGATCCTTTATATCATCGTCACTAAGAACAGGTGTTCCGGAAATTGATGGTTTTAATTCTTTCTCCGGCGTCTTTTGATCAACTACGCGCGGGGTCAAAGTAATAAATAACTCCGTATCATCAGCCTTGGAAAGATCTGAACTCCATCCCTGAGAAATAGTCCTCTGTCTAAAAAATAACCCCAATACCGGCACATCCGAAAGCCAGGGGACTCTATTTAATTCTTCTTCAGACTTTTTCTTGATTAACCCTCCCAGGGCCATTGTCTGCCCATCGTCGAGGAAAAGCTCAGTCGTGGCTGTACGCTTAGTCATTTTATAGGCAAGTGCGTAGGTCGTGCTCACCACATCCCCAACCTCACTAACAGTAACATCAAGGTTAAGATGGATACGGCCGGAGTCTTCAATTGACGGCCTGACATTTAAAATAATCCCGTATTCTTTGTATTCTACAGAACCTCCGGTAGTTGCGCCTACGGAACTTGAACCGCTGGTACCAGGGGTAACTGATCCGCTTAACACCGGAACTTCCCCTCCGACAACAAGTTTGGCTTCTTTACCGCTCTGGCAAGAAACCCTCGGCCTTGAAAGGATACGCGCCTTGCCATCTTTGATCAAGGCATCCAGTTTTAAAGTAAACGCGGCCCTGGTTTCATTAACAACATGAAATAGTTTACCCCAGGTTGTCCCGGCAGCGGAAATACCGGGAGAACCGACTTCAGTTAAACTCAAAGAACTCGGCCAGGTAAAACCAAGGGTATCCTGGGATCCCCGATTAATTTCAATTACCTGAACATCAATTTCTATTACCGTTTCTTCTTCTTTAACCACGATTAAATCAATGATCTTATCTTTAAGCGCTCCCAGGGCAGTAGCAATACGTTCCCTGTCTGCGGCACGTTTTACCTTGCCCAAAAGTGCAACCTTACCCTCTTCATCTTCAGCACTTGTGTAGACATCCGGTAAATTAAGTTTCTTTAGCATATTGTCTATACGGTGTTTAAGCTCTGAGGTGTCTTCTGCAAATACCTTTAAGCGATAAGACTGTTCTCCAAAATTATCCCAGATAATTAAAGTAGTAGCCCCTACTGCCTTAGGAACAACTGTAAGATCACTTTTACCGATATTAGCAACATCAGCAATCGCCGGGTTACCTACGGCAACCCTTTTCGGGGAACTGACTGAAATAATTTTGGTTTGTCCTATGTAAAGCCTTAACTCTTCCTCAACATCATCCGCAGAATAGCCATTAAAAGGCAGGAAGGTTATAAAAGTAGCAATAAATAATAGGCCAAGAAATAACTTTCTCATTTTCCTCCTTTTATCTCACGCAAAACCTATACTAACGCGAGATTTTTCTCTACAGGACAAACTAAAATCAAAAAATATAAATTCCTAATACAGCAGAACTTTCCTCTTTATTTAATAAGAGAGACTTTCTCTTTATTTAACCCGCGGAAAACTTCTACGTACTCAGTAGTATCAACTACGGGTGCCGCCGGTGCTTCTTTAACTTCGGCACTTTTTTGTTGAGGCATAATATATTGAAACAAGGTTTCCCAGCTGGCTGGAACCACCGGTTCGACGCTGGCGTCCGCAGGAGAACGCAAAGTCAGACGCATCTTCCCCTGTTCCTGGACAAAAGCGATAAGATTGGCCTCTTGAGACGCCAGGGCTAAAGTAA comes from Syntrophorhabdaceae bacterium and encodes:
- a CDS encoding pilus assembly protein N-terminal domain-containing protein yields the protein MRKLFLGLLFIATFITFLPFNGYSADDVEEELRLYIGQTKIISVSSPKRVAVGNPAIADVANIGKSDLTVVPKAVGATTLIIWDNFGEQSYRLKVFAEDTSELKHRIDNMLKKLNLPDVYTSAEDEEGKVALLGKVKRAADRERIATALGALKDKIIDLIVVKEEETVIEIDVQVIEINRGSQDTLGFTWPSSLSLTEVGSPGISAAGTTWGKLFHVVNETRAAFTLKLDALIKDGKARILSRPRVSCQSGKEAKLVVGGEVPVLSGSVTPGTSGSSSVGATTGGSVEYKEYGIILNVRPSIEDSGRIHLNLDVTVSEVGDVVSTTYALAYKMTKRTATTELFLDDGQTMALGGLIKKKSEEELNRVPWLSDVPVLGLFFRQRTISQGWSSDLSKADDTELFITLTPRVVDQKTPEKELKPSISGTPVLSDDDIKDPVVRYAKIIQRKILENLTYPVAAKEAGFQGTLKLS